ATGTGTTTCTGTAAATAGCAGTGAGCACTCAGAACTTGAAATTGTTTAAATAATATCACTTGTGATGGTATCAAGAGTGTATAGGTATAGATCTAATAACTCTGCATTGGttctctgagctcaaggctatGAACCACTGGTATCAAAAACCAAAGGCAACTCAGTGAATGGAGAAGGACAACATATTCCTGGATTAGGAGATTCAATGTTACTCAGGTATCAGTTTGCCATATTTTAATCTGTATTACCAATGCAGCTTCCATTGGAATCCCAGCAGGCTTACAAAGATTTCAAGAAGTGGATTCTaaaattgatgtggaaagactaGGAAGTAGACTTGACAAAAGAACAAAATTGGAAACATAAGAACACccaatttgctctttttttttccgaCTGGAATCATGGAAGCTGTGccggagaagaaaaagaaggttcCTGCTGTTCCAGAAACCCTCAAGAAGAAGCGAAGGAATTTCGCAGAGTTGAAGGTGAAGCACCTTCAGAAGAAGTTTGCCCTGAACACACTGCGAAAGACCAGAAGGAAGCTTATCTATGAGGAGGCAAAGCACCATCACAAGGAATACAGGCAGATGTACCTGACCGAGATTCAGATGGCTAGAATGGCAAGGAAAGCAGGAAACTTCTACGTGCCTGCAGAGCCCAAGTTGGCGTTTGTCATCAGAATCCGAGGTATCAATGGTGTAAGCCCAAAGGTCCGCAAAATGTTGCAGCTTCTCCGTCTTTGTCAGATCTTCAGTGGGACCTTTGTTAAGCTCAACAAGGCTTTAATCAACATGCTGAGGATTGTGGAACCCTACATTGCCTGGGGGTATCCCAACCTGAAGTCAGTGAATGAGCTCATCTACAAAAGCGGCTATGGCAAAATCCGTAAGAAGAGAATTGCCTTGACAGATAATTCCTTGCTTGCTCAATCTCTTGGAAAGTACGGCATCATCTGCATGGAGGATCTGATTCACGAGATCTATACAGATGGAAAACGCTTCAAGGAATCAAATAACTTCCTATGGCCTTTCAAATTATCTTCTCCACGAGGtggaatgaaaaaaaagacaactCATTTTGTGGAAGGTGGAGATGCTGGCAACAGGGAGGACCAGATAAACAGGCTTATTAGACAGATGAACTAAGGTGTTGCCCATGGTATTTTTGTAATCTGTCAGGTCAGTTAATAAACAGTCACAGCTtggcaaacttaaaaaaaaaacaacacccaaTTTAAAAGCTtgatgtaaattaataaataaataaacaaaccagacAGTTAGTAGGGCACTGGCATAAAGGCAGACAAATGTGTCAATggacagaagacagagcagaggtcagaagagggtgttagatcccctggagctggagttttagatggttgtaagccatgagaatgctggaaaccaaactcaaatCCTCCTCAAGAAcaactcttaacagctgagccatctctccagtccccatatcACAGTTTTCATTCATACCACAATATTATGTACAGAGGGAAGCACACAATCTTGAAAACATCCCTCAGTTTAATTGTGAGAAAATCAAAGATAAACCCAAACTGAGAACAAATCTGCAAagttgttgctggatcctaatggctccctcaggggaggggatgagaaggcacagtgtcaatgacacagacactaggagtcagttgaaggcaaacagcaaactctctttattcaataacagggaaggccttatacaccctcctcccagcacccaagctgtgtcccaatctggtgccaTTGCGTGGTTGATCCTTACTGACTGGGCATGATCAgcaaccaggaactctgacaatgCCTGTTggtaggccctcaggcagactccaggttggctcataaggaagtatattctgtgcatgccttggcaactggtttgagccaatttccttgaccttatgggcctgtcctactacacaaAGTAACTGACCAGAGCTCTTCAAAAGGGTTGAGGTCACTAAAGACAAAGGACAGAAAATGTCACAGATGAAAAAAAGGAATTCAATGCTGTGTGGGGTGTAAGATTGGATCCTAGATTTAAATAAAGTGATATTAGTAGAAAAAATGGTGAAGTTTGAATGAAGTCTATGGTTTAGTTAATGATTCAGTATTATTATAGGATTATGTAAAATGCAAGTAAACATGAAAGGAGGCTGATGGAAGGGTTTGCATACCTTTTCTGTAGTATTTCTAGAGCTCTTTGAGAAGCCTAaacatatctaaaaataaaaagttgagtCATATAAAGCACAATGTTTATAACTGTTAGTATAAAATCTCcatcaaatacaaaagaaaaagataatccATAAAACTATTTTAGAACTATTCAAACTGAattttatgaaacaaaataataatcaataaaatgagagaaaaaagaaacataaattttAGTCAGACCCATCCAAAGAAGATACTGGTGACTTGATATTCAGTCTAAAGAGCTTGCTCAGGAAGCTACAGAGGGAGAAACAAGTGAAAAATAGAAAGAGCAAGCAAGAATgaaagtatggtggtattttatttgtactgaaatgtgattttaattgtatgttaataaataaagttgcctggggttcagagctattagagccatagcaagagcgtggtgcacgcctttaatcccagcacttggtagaagagctaggtagatctctctgtgttcagggatacagccagcattggagacatatgcctttaagacctggagggctgtacttacaggcagtgatgaggcagtcatgtatttgggtttacaaccaa
The sequence above is drawn from the Peromyscus leucopus breed LL Stock chromosome 1, UCI_PerLeu_2.1, whole genome shotgun sequence genome and encodes:
- the LOC114697033 gene encoding 60S ribosomal protein L7-like — translated: MEAVPEKKKKVPAVPETLKKKRRNFAELKVKHLQKKFALNTLRKTRRKLIYEEAKHHHKEYRQMYLTEIQMARMARKAGNFYVPAEPKLAFVIRIRGINGVSPKVRKMLQLLRLCQIFSGTFVKLNKALINMLRIVEPYIAWGYPNLKSVNELIYKSGYGKIRKKRIALTDNSLLAQSLGKYGIICMEDLIHEIYTDGKRFKESNNFLWPFKLSSPRGGMKKKTTHFVEGGDAGNREDQINRLIRQMN